A genomic region of Chrysiogenia bacterium contains the following coding sequences:
- a CDS encoding dihydrofolate reductase family protein: protein MSSRSKSRPFVSAIVATTLDGRLRTTGGVNFPSRVDQRLLLSGRARADLVLVGGGILREENPDLGVPAHLAGRRLRLGKPAQPARCIVTHAAEFPVESLALRSDAERLIVTTGRIEPLRRAPLKNVGAEILVLGDESVDLKELFALFESRGVARIQCEAGGGLLHPLLEADLVDELLLTLCPVVSGGDFPTLADGAPFPAEALPRFSLVRTRRVGDEIFLRYRRR, encoded by the coding sequence TTGAGTTCACGCAGCAAATCGCGACCGTTCGTATCGGCCATCGTGGCAACGACGCTCGACGGACGTTTGCGCACAACCGGCGGAGTGAATTTCCCCTCCCGCGTCGACCAGCGCCTGCTGCTCTCGGGGCGCGCCCGCGCCGATCTCGTGCTGGTCGGCGGCGGCATCCTGCGCGAGGAAAACCCCGACCTGGGCGTGCCGGCGCATCTTGCCGGGCGGCGCCTTCGGCTTGGAAAGCCCGCCCAGCCGGCGCGCTGCATTGTCACGCACGCGGCTGAATTTCCGGTAGAGAGTCTTGCGCTGCGCTCCGATGCTGAGCGCCTGATCGTCACCACCGGGCGGATTGAGCCGCTGCGTCGCGCGCCGCTCAAAAATGTCGGTGCCGAGATTCTGGTGCTGGGTGATGAGAGCGTGGATCTGAAGGAACTCTTTGCGCTGTTTGAGAGCCGCGGCGTCGCCCGCATCCAGTGCGAGGCCGGTGGCGGGCTTCTTCACCCCCTGCTGGAGGCCGACCTCGTCGATGAGCTGCTGCTCACCCTCTGCCCGGTGGTTTCGGGCGGAGACTTCCCTACCCTGGCCGATGGAGCGCCCTTCCCCGCCGAGGCGTTGCCGCGTTTTTCGTTGGTGAGGACCCGCCGCGTGGGCGATGAGATATTTCTCAGATACCGGCGCCGCTAG